In Pedobacter sp. W3I1, one DNA window encodes the following:
- a CDS encoding glycoside hydrolase family 3 protein, with protein MRKNLFIFIALCGTAFSASAQQKTYLELLANQPKWVDSVFNKLNRRERIAQMFFVRAHTNLGKKYTDSVGQVIKKEQLGGVIFFQGGPGRQALATNAYQKLSRIPLIVANDGEWGLGMRLDSTIAYPYQMALGAIQNKELLYKMGLEIAKDYKRMGMQMNLAPDADINNNPKNPVINYRSFGENKYNVASKVAAYMKGMQDGGLLTTLKHFPGHGDTDVDSHYDLPQLTFSATRLDTLEMYPFKELIKQGASGVMIAHMNIPSLDNTPNLPSTLSKPIVTGILKQKLGFKGLIISDAMDMKGVVKYFKDGEADLMGIIAGNDIIELSENSDRAIKLVRKAVRQDRVSMAEIDQSVRKILTAKYWAGLAKRDTIVTQGIIAGVNRNASNALVQELANASVTLLKGKDYIKRLIPIRRTAIISIGVPSVTTFQKEISKGYYNSVYYVLDKDATATQISNIAREIGAFDQVIVGIHDSRARPANNIPLNAGVKNFIKELSAKNAVFALFANPYNLAGLSGLENSKGLVVAYQKEDYMQISAAAVINNRMVPTGKLPVSVAPFYKFGDGL; from the coding sequence GTGAGAAAAAACTTATTTATATTTATTGCCCTTTGTGGCACCGCATTTTCTGCAAGTGCACAACAAAAAACTTATTTAGAATTATTGGCCAATCAACCCAAATGGGTCGATTCGGTTTTCAACAAACTTAATCGTAGAGAGCGTATTGCGCAGATGTTCTTTGTTAGAGCGCATACCAACCTGGGTAAAAAATATACCGATTCAGTTGGTCAGGTAATTAAAAAAGAGCAGTTGGGCGGAGTTATCTTTTTTCAGGGAGGTCCCGGCCGACAAGCTTTAGCCACTAATGCCTATCAAAAATTAAGCAGGATACCATTAATTGTAGCCAACGATGGAGAATGGGGTTTAGGAATGCGTTTAGACAGCACCATTGCTTATCCTTATCAAATGGCGCTTGGCGCAATCCAAAACAAAGAGCTGTTGTATAAAATGGGTTTAGAAATAGCCAAAGATTATAAGCGCATGGGTATGCAAATGAATTTGGCACCCGATGCTGACATCAATAACAACCCCAAGAATCCGGTTATCAATTACCGCTCTTTCGGAGAAAACAAATACAATGTAGCAAGCAAGGTTGCCGCTTATATGAAAGGCATGCAAGATGGCGGTTTATTAACCACATTGAAGCACTTCCCTGGTCATGGCGATACCGATGTTGATTCGCATTACGATTTGCCTCAACTTACTTTCTCTGCTACACGTTTGGATACTTTAGAAATGTATCCTTTCAAGGAGCTGATTAAACAAGGTGCCTCTGGAGTAATGATTGCGCACATGAACATTCCCTCGTTAGATAATACTCCAAATTTACCTTCTACGCTTTCCAAGCCGATTGTTACAGGCATTTTAAAACAGAAATTAGGTTTTAAAGGATTGATCATTTCGGATGCAATGGATATGAAAGGTGTGGTAAAATACTTTAAAGATGGCGAAGCTGATTTAATGGGCATTATTGCGGGTAACGATATCATAGAACTTTCAGAAAATAGTGATAGGGCGATTAAACTGGTGCGTAAGGCCGTAAGGCAAGACCGTGTGAGCATGGCCGAAATCGATCAAAGCGTACGTAAAATATTAACCGCAAAATACTGGGCTGGTTTAGCCAAGCGCGATACCATTGTAACCCAAGGCATTATTGCCGGGGTTAACCGCAATGCGAGCAATGCTTTAGTACAGGAGTTGGCCAATGCATCGGTTACTTTGCTAAAAGGTAAAGATTATATTAAACGCCTTATTCCGATCAGAAGAACAGCCATTATCAGTATTGGTGTACCTTCAGTTACCACTTTCCAAAAAGAGATTTCGAAAGGTTATTATAATTCAGTTTATTATGTGTTGGATAAGGATGCAACTGCCACACAGATTTCGAACATTGCCCGCGAAATCGGCGCATTTGATCAGGTGATTGTGGGTATTCATGATAGCCGTGCCAGACCAGCAAACAATATCCCATTAAATGCAGGTGTAAAGAATTTTATTAAAGAATTATCAGCCAAAAATGCGGTCTTCGCTTTGTTTGCAAACCCTTATAACCTGGCAGGTTTATCCGGACTGGAAAACAGTAAAGGTTTGGTTGTGGCGTACCAAAAAGAAGATTACATGCAAATTTCAGCTGCTGCTGTAATCAATAACCGTATGGTGCCTACAGGCAAGTTACCAGTGAGTGTGGCTCCGTTTTATAAGTTCGGAGATGGGTTGTAG
- the gmk gene encoding guanylate kinase: MQGKLIIFSAPSGAGKTTIVHHLLTKFPELSFSISATTRELRGAETHENDYYFISKEEFLHKVARQEFVEFEEVYNGTFYGTLRSEIERIWNDGKHVIFDIDVEGGIRLKRKYEEDALAIFVQPPSLDVLKERLSGRGTDSPEKLQERFIKAEKELLYADKFDVILKNYDLATACAEAEQLVGDFLKS; the protein is encoded by the coding sequence ATGCAAGGCAAATTAATCATATTTTCAGCACCATCAGGAGCAGGTAAAACCACTATAGTACATCATTTATTAACGAAATTTCCTGAGCTAAGCTTTTCTATTTCTGCAACCACCCGCGAATTGAGAGGCGCTGAAACACATGAAAACGATTACTATTTTATTAGTAAGGAAGAGTTTTTACACAAAGTTGCCCGCCAGGAGTTTGTGGAGTTTGAAGAAGTTTATAACGGAACTTTTTATGGCACCTTACGCTCCGAGATCGAGCGCATCTGGAACGATGGCAAACATGTTATTTTCGATATTGATGTAGAAGGCGGTATCCGTTTGAAAAGAAAATACGAAGAAGATGCTTTGGCCATTTTTGTTCAGCCACCATCTTTAGATGTTTTAAAAGAACGTTTAAGTGGCCGCGGGACAGATAGTCCTGAAAAATTACAGGAACGTTTTATCAAAGCTGAAAAAGAATTGCTTTATGCAGATAAGTTTGATGTGATTTTAAAAAATTACGATCTGGCTACAGCTTGCGCAGAAGCGGAGCAATTGGTAGGAGATTTTTTAAAAAGTTAG
- the nadD gene encoding nicotinate (nicotinamide) nucleotide adenylyltransferase — MSAVNYKLKTGLFFGSYNPIHTGHLIIANYMANHTELDEVWLVVSPHNPLKDKSGLTNMYDRLEMAKLATENAEHIRVSDIEFALPQPSYTIDTLTYLHEKYPEKEFVLIMGADNLVSFKKWKNYEVLLKNYQIYVYPRPEANVNEWENHPSITFTKTPLMEISSTFIRRAIKEKKNVQFFLPDKVVDFIEGKGMYK; from the coding sequence ATGTCAGCTGTAAACTATAAACTGAAAACTGGTCTTTTCTTCGGTTCATATAACCCCATCCATACCGGACATTTAATTATTGCCAACTATATGGCGAACCATACCGAGCTTGATGAAGTATGGTTGGTAGTTTCTCCACATAATCCCTTAAAAGACAAAAGTGGTTTAACCAACATGTATGATCGTTTGGAAATGGCCAAACTGGCTACAGAAAATGCCGAACATATCCGTGTGAGTGATATTGAGTTTGCATTGCCGCAGCCATCGTACACCATCGATACCTTAACCTATCTTCATGAGAAATATCCTGAAAAGGAATTTGTGCTGATTATGGGTGCCGATAATTTGGTATCGTTCAAAAAATGGAAAAACTACGAGGTGCTTTTAAAAAACTACCAGATTTACGTTTACCCAAGACCTGAAGCAAATGTGAACGAGTGGGAAAATCATCCTTCCATCACTTTTACCAAAACCCCTTTAATGGAAATTTCGTCAACTTTTATCCGCAGAGCCATTAAAGAGAAAAAGAATGTTCAGTTTTTCCTGCCCGACAAAGTGGTCGATTTTATTGAAGGCAAAGGGATGTACAAATAA
- a CDS encoding tRNA threonylcarbamoyladenosine dehydratase, with translation MSDVTWLSRSALLVGNDGIEKLQSKHVLVIGLGGVGSFAAEFICRSGIGEMTIVDGDVVDPTNRNRQLPALATNHGVSKAAIMQERLLAINPELKLHVVNTFLSPEKCREILESGFDYIMDCIDSVMPKITLLGTALEKNIPIVSSMGAGGKMDPTRIRITLLPDTYQCVFASYVRKRLNKLSNASKIKAVFSTEEMDKNSMIMTDGSNFKRSAYGTVSYLPAAFGGACASVVIRDLLGLPIEMAERPARISHKTLNKRKSKKA, from the coding sequence ATGTCTGATGTTACCTGGCTTTCGCGCTCTGCCCTACTTGTTGGAAACGACGGAATAGAAAAACTCCAATCGAAACATGTTCTGGTGATCGGTCTAGGTGGAGTGGGTTCTTTTGCTGCCGAATTTATCTGCCGTTCTGGAATTGGCGAAATGACCATTGTGGATGGCGATGTGGTTGATCCAACCAACAGGAATAGGCAGCTGCCTGCTTTGGCTACCAATCATGGTGTGAGTAAAGCCGCAATTATGCAAGAGCGTTTATTGGCCATAAACCCCGAATTAAAGCTTCATGTGGTGAATACCTTTCTTAGCCCGGAGAAATGCAGGGAAATTTTAGAATCGGGTTTCGATTATATTATGGATTGCATCGATAGTGTAATGCCAAAAATCACTTTGTTAGGAACTGCATTAGAAAAGAACATTCCTATAGTGAGTTCGATGGGTGCAGGTGGTAAAATGGATCCCACCAGAATAAGGATTACGTTGCTCCCTGATACTTATCAGTGCGTTTTTGCCAGTTATGTTCGGAAAAGATTGAATAAACTCTCCAATGCCAGTAAAATCAAAGCTGTTTTCTCCACAGAGGAGATGGATAAAAATTCGATGATCATGACTGATGGAAGCAATTTCAAACGCTCTGCTTATGGTACAGTTTCTTATCTGCCCGCAGCATTTGGTGGCGCATGTGCATCGGTAGTGATCCGCGATCTGCTTGGTCTTCCCATAGAAATGGCCGAACGCCCTGCAAGGATCAGCCATAAAACACTCAATAAAAGAAAAAGTAAAAAAGCTTAA
- a CDS encoding thioredoxin family protein, translated as MKKLVILLTAVLISTAAFSQAKKEGVHIYNPQADAKAEIAVAVAKAAKENKHVLLQVGGNWCSWCIAFHNLVDSTATLKKYINDNFETVLVNYSPENKNESVLASLGYPQRFGFPVFLILDGKGKVLHIENSSYLETEEIGANGKKKVGHDVKKITSFLKGWTTTAVNPETYKPKAK; from the coding sequence ATGAAAAAATTAGTCATTTTATTAACGGCTGTATTGATTTCGACAGCGGCGTTTAGTCAGGCGAAAAAAGAAGGCGTTCATATCTATAACCCTCAAGCGGACGCTAAAGCTGAAATTGCTGTTGCGGTTGCAAAAGCTGCCAAAGAAAATAAACATGTTTTGCTACAGGTTGGCGGGAACTGGTGCAGCTGGTGTATTGCCTTCCATAATCTGGTTGACAGCACAGCAACGCTAAAAAAATACATTAACGATAATTTTGAAACCGTTCTGGTTAATTACAGTCCTGAAAACAAAAACGAAAGTGTTTTGGCTAGTTTAGGTTACCCTCAGCGTTTTGGCTTTCCGGTATTTTTAATTCTTGATGGGAAAGGGAAAGTATTACACATCGAAAACTCCTCTTACTTAGAAACAGAAGAAATTGGCGCTAACGGTAAAAAGAAAGTCGGACATGATGTAAAGAAAATCACCTCGTTTTTAAAAGGATGGACAACAACCGCGGTTAATCCTGAAACTTATAAACCTAAGGCCAAATAG
- a CDS encoding YicC/YloC family endoribonuclease gives MTGYGLATADYANAKYSVEIKSLNSKFLELNLKYPKAFSDKELILRNICSKDIERGKVSLSINIERTNGEVTGATINTALLSHYYKQLIAVNNELGADSSNLLQTALTFPDVISYKEESVSEDEWNHLFEIFNSALANFNKFREDEGAVLKADLELRIKNILSYFKSVEELEPKRISAIRDKFTQFLDDAVGKVNIDQNRFEQELIYYIDKIDITEEKTRLKSHCDYFLQTLASKEANGKKMGFISQEIGREINTMGAKANDAQMQQFVVGMKEELEKIKEQLLNVL, from the coding sequence ATGACAGGATACGGCTTAGCAACAGCCGATTATGCAAATGCAAAGTATAGTGTCGAAATCAAATCGCTCAACAGTAAATTCCTGGAGCTGAATTTAAAATATCCTAAAGCTTTTTCTGATAAAGAGTTAATTCTGCGCAACATCTGCAGTAAAGACATCGAAAGAGGAAAGGTAAGTTTAAGTATCAATATAGAACGCACCAATGGTGAAGTTACAGGCGCCACCATCAATACTGCACTATTAAGTCACTATTACAAGCAGCTTATTGCTGTTAACAACGAACTGGGCGCTGACAGCAGTAACTTATTGCAAACCGCATTAACTTTTCCTGATGTAATCAGTTACAAGGAAGAAAGTGTGAGTGAAGATGAGTGGAACCATTTATTCGAGATTTTCAATTCGGCTTTGGCCAACTTCAATAAATTCAGGGAAGATGAAGGTGCTGTTTTAAAGGCGGATTTAGAGTTGAGAATTAAAAACATTCTTTCTTATTTCAAATCTGTTGAGGAGCTGGAACCTAAAAGGATTAGTGCAATCCGCGATAAATTTACCCAGTTTTTGGATGATGCGGTAGGCAAAGTAAATATTGATCAGAACCGTTTCGAACAGGAACTGATTTATTACATCGATAAAATTGATATTACGGAAGAAAAAACACGTTTAAAAAGCCATTGCGATTATTTCTTGCAAACTTTAGCTAGCAAAGAAGCAAACGGTAAAAAAATGGGTTTCATTTCTCAGGAAATAGGAAGAGAAATTAATACCATGGGCGCTAAGGCAAACGATGCCCAGATGCAACAGTTTGTTGTAGGTATGAAAGAAGAATTAGAAAAGATAAAAGAACAGTTACTGAATGTGTTGTAG
- a CDS encoding four helix bundle protein, producing the protein MGDFSDLLVYKKSFELAMDIFEISKTFPKDETYSLTDQIRRSSRSTNICLVEAYRKRRYRAHFISKLSDSDMENSETKGWLKFAFECKYLAINHYEKLTLQSDEVGKLLNHMINFPEKYGVL; encoded by the coding sequence ATGGGCGATTTTTCTGATTTATTAGTTTATAAAAAGTCATTTGAATTGGCCATGGATATTTTTGAAATCAGTAAGACCTTTCCTAAGGATGAAACGTATTCACTAACTGATCAGATAAGAAGATCATCCCGATCTACAAATATTTGCTTAGTAGAAGCCTACAGAAAACGTAGATATAGAGCTCACTTCATCAGTAAACTTTCAGATAGTGACATGGAAAATAGTGAAACCAAAGGCTGGCTAAAGTTTGCATTCGAATGTAAATACCTTGCCATAAACCATTATGAGAAATTAACATTACAAAGCGACGAAGTTGGGAAATTGTTAAATCACATGATAAATTTTCCGGAGAAGTATGGTGTTCTTTAA
- a CDS encoding exodeoxyribonuclease V subunit beta → MPQPLKILQASAGSGKTFSLTAHYLTLLFSGENKYREILAVTFTNKATEEMKTRILEVLLGLAKGSPSKKIEDYRKLILLAYPALSAEELQFKADKIYRKILHDYSRFSVSTIDGFVQKVIRGFAFELGLNADYNLEMNYDKVKDDLVNKLDEALDHNKQLLQWIIDLAIERISDNKSWNYKFELYNLIGEIFSERFQIFEDAVSALGLENIDELFNKYISITKAEIKNFEEELIALATEANEAMNVIGVETEHLKGKSRSPLAKIILVARGDFSKIEPLFNLIDEPDEWFQKNVNFPEAYDTVNPILQKLKTHYLAHLPNYSLAIAFNKNLYYLRLMQEIAVLLKQYRAENDNLLISDAQKLISGITEDAGDNPSFIWEKVGNRYRNFLFDEFQDTSTSQWGSFKSLLTNAMATPSQDLIDHLIVGDTKQSIYRWRNGDWNILHKHAKLDVGAENVLEESLEENYRSAENIITFNNFLYKAIPLTLQNELNENLATKPESISSWWQQQHYQHIITDIYRGSTQNFATNTLKGGTIKIKKFGKDHAPNEARFTETVFRDIALDDILEEINNLKNEQQYALKDIAILVRSNSEALLTVKKLMGHNLPVLSGDALLISNNSAIQLIINTLKLLIGLESQTALYKANCIALYHSLHDKEINANHYLNLNNKPLNTLTEVLPVALCENWQSWLQLPLPELVEILIESYSLKNLTANLPYLLAFRDLTASAGKLGEKGIISFLTWWEEDGIKKSLPSPEGADAIQIITIHKSKGLAFRAVFVPFCNWEIKGKPNGTFWVSSEETVYKELKGIPLKYNEALADSAIAKAYYEELLYNNMDALNMLYVATTRSKDFLYIATMAKKELKLSNMGDVINFTFDEQFDENGVYEIVDYVTVGSKSEDSNFINLKSYPTTTRLSELYIPSEDKHLKHLVNIEKSGRKGSLLHDILASASTEKEVSDYSANLVLQGIIKEEEKQKLIDSALEVLNNPELKAILSKASENIVEKNIIDAHGKLHRPDRVLINADEVIILDYKFTLEESDKHIEQVNNYRILLTEMGYQNIKTYLFYAVKGKLKLV, encoded by the coding sequence ATGCCCCAACCACTTAAAATTCTTCAAGCCTCCGCTGGTTCAGGTAAAACGTTCAGTCTTACTGCACATTACCTTACGCTGCTTTTTAGTGGCGAGAATAAATACCGCGAAATTTTAGCGGTAACCTTTACCAATAAGGCAACGGAGGAAATGAAAACCAGGATCCTTGAAGTGCTACTTGGGCTGGCAAAGGGCAGTCCATCGAAAAAAATTGAAGATTACAGAAAACTGATCTTATTGGCTTACCCGGCACTAAGCGCTGAGGAGTTACAGTTTAAAGCAGATAAGATCTATCGTAAAATTTTGCATGATTATAGCCGCTTTTCGGTAAGCACCATTGATGGTTTTGTGCAAAAAGTAATCCGCGGTTTTGCTTTCGAGTTGGGACTAAATGCCGATTATAATTTAGAAATGAATTATGATAAGGTTAAAGATGACCTTGTAAACAAACTCGACGAAGCCTTAGACCACAACAAACAGCTTCTACAATGGATCATCGATCTTGCCATAGAACGCATCAGCGATAACAAAAGCTGGAATTATAAATTCGAGCTTTATAATTTAATTGGAGAGATATTTTCTGAGCGTTTCCAGATTTTTGAAGATGCGGTAAGCGCACTTGGGTTAGAAAACATCGATGAATTATTTAACAAATATATCAGTATTACCAAAGCAGAAATTAAAAACTTTGAAGAGGAGCTGATTGCATTAGCTACCGAAGCGAACGAAGCCATGAACGTAATCGGCGTAGAAACCGAGCACCTCAAAGGGAAATCGCGCAGTCCGCTTGCTAAAATCATCCTGGTTGCCAGAGGCGATTTTTCTAAGATAGAACCGCTTTTCAATTTAATTGACGAACCCGATGAGTGGTTTCAAAAAAATGTAAATTTCCCTGAGGCTTACGATACGGTAAATCCTATCCTACAGAAATTAAAAACGCATTATTTAGCACATTTACCAAATTACAGTCTCGCCATCGCTTTTAATAAGAACCTTTATTATTTAAGGTTGATGCAGGAAATTGCCGTGTTACTGAAACAATACCGGGCTGAAAATGACAACCTGCTCATCAGCGATGCCCAAAAACTGATCTCAGGTATTACCGAAGATGCAGGCGATAACCCTTCTTTTATCTGGGAAAAAGTAGGCAATCGTTACCGCAACTTTTTGTTCGACGAATTTCAGGATACCTCCACCAGCCAATGGGGAAGTTTTAAATCGCTCTTAACAAACGCAATGGCTACGCCTAGTCAGGATTTAATTGATCACCTGATTGTTGGCGATACCAAACAATCTATTTACCGCTGGCGCAATGGCGATTGGAACATCCTGCATAAACATGCCAAGCTGGATGTTGGCGCAGAAAATGTATTGGAAGAAAGTTTGGAAGAAAATTACAGAAGTGCGGAGAACATCATCACTTTCAACAATTTCCTTTACAAGGCTATCCCACTGACGCTGCAGAATGAGCTGAACGAAAACCTGGCTACCAAACCAGAAAGTATTTCTTCGTGGTGGCAACAGCAGCATTACCAACACATTATTACTGATATTTATAGAGGTTCGACCCAGAACTTTGCCACCAATACCTTAAAAGGTGGAACCATAAAGATTAAAAAGTTCGGTAAAGATCATGCACCGAATGAAGCGCGGTTTACGGAAACTGTTTTCAGGGATATTGCTTTAGACGATATCCTTGAAGAAATAAACAACCTCAAAAACGAACAGCAATATGCACTAAAAGATATTGCCATTTTGGTTCGTTCAAACAGCGAAGCCTTACTGACCGTTAAAAAATTAATGGGGCATAACTTACCGGTTTTATCGGGCGATGCTTTATTAATTTCGAACAACTCGGCCATACAGCTCATCATTAATACCTTGAAGTTGCTCATCGGTTTAGAATCGCAAACGGCATTATATAAAGCCAATTGTATTGCGCTGTATCATTCCCTGCACGATAAAGAGATCAATGCCAATCATTACCTGAACCTTAACAATAAGCCTTTAAATACACTCACAGAAGTTTTACCTGTAGCTTTGTGCGAGAACTGGCAAAGCTGGTTACAACTTCCATTGCCTGAACTTGTTGAAATTTTAATTGAAAGTTATAGTTTAAAAAACCTGACCGCTAATTTGCCATATCTATTGGCTTTTAGAGATTTAACTGCTTCTGCTGGTAAGCTTGGCGAAAAAGGAATTATTTCATTTTTAACCTGGTGGGAAGAAGATGGTATCAAAAAATCATTACCCTCGCCCGAAGGTGCCGATGCAATACAGATTATTACCATCCACAAATCTAAAGGATTGGCCTTTAGAGCTGTTTTTGTCCCATTCTGCAACTGGGAAATTAAGGGCAAACCCAATGGCACTTTTTGGGTATCCTCAGAAGAAACGGTTTACAAAGAGTTAAAAGGGATTCCATTAAAATACAACGAAGCACTGGCCGATTCGGCAATTGCAAAAGCATATTATGAGGAATTACTTTATAACAACATGGATGCCCTGAATATGCTTTATGTGGCTACTACACGCTCAAAAGATTTTTTGTACATCGCCACGATGGCAAAAAAGGAGCTAAAGCTCTCCAATATGGGTGATGTAATTAACTTCACTTTTGATGAGCAGTTTGATGAAAATGGAGTGTACGAAATTGTTGATTATGTAACTGTTGGAAGTAAATCAGAGGATTCGAACTTTATCAATTTAAAAAGTTACCCAACCACTACCCGATTATCAGAGCTTTATATCCCTTCTGAAGACAAACATCTAAAGCATTTAGTCAACATCGAAAAATCAGGAAGAAAAGGTTCCTTATTACATGATATTTTGGCCAGTGCCAGTACCGAAAAAGAGGTGAGTGATTATAGCGCCAATCTGGTTCTGCAGGGCATTATCAAAGAGGAAGAAAAGCAGAAATTAATCGATTCAGCACTTGAGGTATTAAACAATCCCGAACTTAAGGCCATTTTGAGTAAAGCGAGCGAAAACATTGTAGAGAAAAATATCATTGATGCCCATGGAAAACTCCACCGTCCGGATCGAGTTTTGATTAATGCAGATGAAGTAATTATTCTTGATTATAAATTTACGCTGGAAGAAAGTGATAAACACATCGAGCAGGTAAATAATTACAGAATATTACTTACTGAAATGGGTTATCAGAACATTAAAACCTATCTTTTTTACGCAGTTAAAGGCAAGTTGAAATTAGTATAA
- a CDS encoding 1-acyl-sn-glycerol-3-phosphate acyltransferase, protein MRKLLGGFYLMCSAIVFFILMLIVCPFILISTGIFKERTGRKIAFYFLKFWAWSFSLFTFLWFAAGGEKIDTSRAYIYVGNHSSFLDAVAIVICIPQAFSPLGKIEMLKIPVFGWIYRRLVVMIDRSSRESRDHSVAELRKDLADGQSILIFPEGTMNKSDQLLNPFYDGAFRLAIETQTPILPFAILNSKIHLPRTDPLMLNPGIIRTVFGEAIEVKGLVAEDLEELKEKAFNAILTLLKK, encoded by the coding sequence ATGAGAAAACTATTGGGCGGATTTTACTTAATGTGTTCGGCAATTGTATTTTTTATACTCATGCTTATTGTTTGCCCCTTTATCCTGATCAGTACAGGTATTTTTAAAGAGAGAACAGGAAGAAAAATCGCTTTCTATTTTTTAAAATTCTGGGCATGGAGTTTTAGTCTTTTCACTTTTTTATGGTTTGCTGCCGGTGGAGAGAAAATTGATACCTCGCGGGCTTACATCTATGTTGGCAATCACAGTTCGTTTTTAGATGCTGTTGCCATTGTAATCTGCATTCCACAGGCTTTTAGTCCGCTGGGGAAGATAGAAATGCTTAAAATTCCTGTATTTGGATGGATTTACAGGCGTTTGGTTGTGATGATTGACCGAAGCAGCAGAGAAAGCCGCGACCATTCTGTAGCCGAACTGAGAAAAGATTTAGCCGATGGTCAATCCATATTGATTTTCCCGGAAGGCACGATGAATAAATCAGATCAACTTTTAAACCCGTTTTACGATGGCGCATTCCGTTTGGCGATAGAAACTCAAACACCCATTTTACCTTTTGCCATTTTAAATAGTAAAATCCATTTACCAAGAACAGATCCGCTGATGCTTAACCCAGGAATAATTAGAACCGTATTTGGAGAAGCCATTGAAGTGAAGGGTTTGGTTGCAGAAGATTTGGAAGAATTGAAGGAAAAAGCTTTTAATGCCATTTTGACCTTGTTAAAAAAGTAG
- a CDS encoding endonuclease domain-containing protein: protein MQKEIVVNGITLTTTPITDLPYQPRLKERAKALRQAGNLPEVLFWMQVTKKRFHKIDFDRQRIIGNYIVDFYIKHLGLVIEIDGCSHDDKQAYDKLREDYLISLGLKIYRITVDDIMKKMDFVIMGLEEYIIAEYGVKST, encoded by the coding sequence TTGCAAAAAGAAATTGTAGTAAATGGGATCACTTTAACTACAACACCAATTACTGATTTACCTTATCAACCTCGGTTAAAAGAAAGGGCAAAAGCCCTTCGTCAAGCTGGCAATTTACCAGAAGTATTATTTTGGATGCAGGTAACTAAAAAACGCTTTCATAAAATTGATTTTGACAGGCAGCGTATAATTGGCAATTATATAGTTGATTTTTATATCAAACACCTAGGTTTGGTAATTGAAATTGATGGCTGTAGCCATGATGACAAACAGGCTTACGATAAATTAAGGGAAGATTATTTAATCTCACTGGGATTAAAAATATATCGTATTACTGTTGATGATATAATGAAAAAAATGGATTTTGTAATCATGGGTTTAGAAGAATATATCATAGCAGAATATGGGGTTAAATCAACCTAA
- a CDS encoding TatD family hydrolase: MDFLDIHTHQTATQPGVISIQSLSLTSDVFLAMPKTKPISVGLHPWFAKIDHLELQMKYLTVVANQPNVKQIGECGLDRLRGENLENQTIILEKQIELAEKINKPLILHCVKCFPELIAIKDRLKVKVPMVIHGFNKNEELGKQLLDKGFLLSFGLAALKENSGAAKLIQSTNNFFLETDDADVSIEEIYQAAAILKKCTVDELKARIFADWNNLKS; encoded by the coding sequence ATGGATTTTTTAGACATACATACCCATCAAACTGCTACTCAACCTGGGGTAATTAGCATTCAAAGCCTATCGTTAACCAGCGATGTCTTTTTAGCAATGCCTAAAACAAAGCCAATTTCGGTTGGCTTACACCCATGGTTTGCCAAAATTGATCACTTGGAGCTCCAAATGAAGTATTTAACTGTTGTGGCTAATCAACCCAATGTGAAACAGATCGGCGAATGCGGATTAGATCGGCTAAGGGGCGAAAATCTGGAAAACCAGACCATAATCTTAGAAAAACAAATCGAATTGGCAGAAAAAATTAATAAACCATTGATTTTGCATTGTGTCAAATGTTTTCCAGAATTAATTGCAATTAAAGACCGGTTAAAAGTTAAAGTGCCCATGGTTATTCACGGCTTTAATAAAAATGAAGAACTTGGCAAACAACTGTTGGATAAAGGATTTCTACTTTCTTTTGGTTTGGCTGCGTTGAAGGAAAACTCAGGTGCGGCAAAACTGATTCAAAGTACCAATAACTTCTTCCTGGAAACAGATGATGCTGATGTTTCGATTGAAGAGATTTACCAGGCCGCAGCCATTTTAAAAAAATGTACAGTTGATGAACTTAAAGCTCGTATTTTTGCTGACTGGAACAATTTAAAAAGTTAA